A genomic window from Nematostella vectensis chromosome 9, jaNemVect1.1, whole genome shotgun sequence includes:
- the LOC116613199 gene encoding collagen alpha-2(IV) chain-like: protein MSLSERRSKPSTCKVEMRSPEAEAGFRERGTGSPPGTISGPPGIRGDPGIPSVVRGPPGKPGLSGNKGKEGLPGDDGVPGQPGPPGPPGDGITKVGFYIVKHSQTTTPPECPPTYDKLWDGYSLLYVQGHDVSHGQDLGQAGSCLKRFTTMPYLYCNIFGKCNYASRNDYSYWLSTDNQVPMMPIQASAVEPYISRCTHTGAGGSGTGQSLGSSGSCLESFRPNPFTECHGRGTCHYYANKYSFWLATVNTPFQTQQSETLKAGNLLSRVSRCQVCIRLSRKKRRQAAEALPVARAQRLSRSAAVNQDQHLAAAKQGLRQGS, encoded by the exons ATGTCACTTTCCGAAAGGCGGTCAAAGCCTTCAACTTGTAAGGTGGAGATGAGGTCCCCAGAGGCAGAAGCGGGATTTAGAGAAAGGGGCACGGGCA GTCCCCCCGGAACAATTTCTGGCCCACCTGGTATCAGAGGAGATCCAGGCATCCCGTCTGTGGTCAGAGGCCCCCCTGGCAAGCCTGGTCTTTCTGGTAACAAGGGTAAGGAAGGTCTTCCTGGGGATGATGGTGTTCCTGGACAACCTGGACCTCCAGGACCCCCTGGTGATGGCATTACAAAG gtCGGCTTTTACATCGTGAAACACAGTCAGACGACAACTCCACCGGAATGTCCGCCCACCTATGACAAGTTGTGGGATGGTTACAGTCTTCTCTACGTGCAAGGGCACGACGTGTCCCACGGTCAGGATCTTGGTCAAGCCGGCTCGTGTCTCAAACGATTCACCACTATGCCCTACCTCTATTGTAATATCTTTGGCAAATGCAACTATGCTTCCAGAAACGACTACAG CTACTGGCTTTCAACCGATAACCAGGTCCCGATGATGCCCATTCAAGCGTCCGCGGTGGAGCCTTACATCTCTAGGTGCACG CACACAGGCGCGGGAGGTAGTGGTACCGGCCAATCACTGGGCTCTTCCGGTTCCTGCTTAGAGAGCTTTAGGCCCAATCCCTTTACCGAGTGTCACGGCCGTGGCACTTGTCATTATTATGCTAACAAATACAGCTTCTGGCTCGCCACCGTCAACACGCCATTCCAAACACAACAATCCGAGACGCTCAAAGCTGGCAATCTACTCAGCAGGGTCAGCCGCTGCCAG GTTTGTATCCGTCTCTCACGTAAGAAGCGTCGTCAAGCTGCCGAAGCTCTTCCAGTTGCCCGAGCACAGCGCCTTAGCCGTTCAGCTGCTGTCAATCAAGACCAACATCTAGCTGCCGCGAAACAAGGACTACGGCAAGGCTCCTAA